One genomic region from Maridesulfovibrio bastinii DSM 16055 encodes:
- a CDS encoding LPD38 domain-containing protein: MAVADVLSPQDIDSLYDNLFTVRNNPETQKLQGAVDQYNLQNPEHPITVDDIPDRNGFWGGVEELGYGLFNALRDQFPEDIARIWQGDDVKVNDDSWAQRLIDEQEKDKASRVPSKQIILGDKLHQALYEGPAGVVTSAATGVAGMSAGALSGSVLPGPGNVIGGMVGAGGTSGVAFYRLAKNQFLHEMLDTAKENDVEITESQWEKLKKDIDDEATEIGLWEAGPEAISQFFTAGLVKGVVGKLAAKIPGLSKVTDAVSKRAMARIPATLAAEIGEEEATEYATYLGQEGIRKDVGLRKTDPSLKEFAETQAGPVAVGAGLQLGAHKIGHKLLSPSNIKKEKTATEEPKASVEIENIKAGNPVDLLEDSEVKTEPEQSSAATTSENEDGRNRKPVDVRPPLDKMREFYQRQELESGPGFGLQGIIDAQFEPPFDAENLKGDIQERYKFKPEPALEAKINHEMAMRNGWRPADFEDASLLSPAGQPQVLSPFEPIDLLLQEKPMIVPEFKGGLSGSSDQYRENMFREASGMYDVAAPEVVSHPDFDKKAAEAAEFNRNWDHNLEQDWLKAVGELKSEGKGSDPLIREPEVESSKQPEIEFPSYGMTGGLESVNTDLLKDSAVEPLQQHDVITARRQNEFLEEVLSERGKGSEAILEHTDGQDKVRYEFRELDDIIPSHDALKNFIKNPSYPQEAQERPYHSDPGEQQKVKGHASPLKPQHFVNDNPTAASGPPIVTSDGITLGGNSRIMSLALAYDQHSDQAQRYKNVLRRKAKQFGLKSEDLKGMKKPVLVRVLQDEVKDMPRASRIYNQDFTQGLDPKAEAVSRGRMLSDESLAHLGAEMENHEALRHFLDSSKSADFMNALKRDGVLEETQLAKFTNKETGLLNSAGKNFVESVLRGVVVDNYDVLDMAPPSALVKLDKALPALIQANNRGPDWSLNTPVQNALRIAGKARSESISVKQFLNQGQLVETVPGLDDKRTRILAEAFGAKGDEGTKAFRFKRQCEEYAKLASMSYGDQGLLPGVSVPDSVESFDKAFIGDINKGKEKENNVSSTAGNLESNSRDSEASDQVGQGAVSSQSGNGRSGDSGNGERVGQTGVLQQSDNLLHSGSSSGDGERSDNSFSGTERQDGSAQRTSGSSGPGRSSRTDDSGESVDTATAGRTSGSASSLSGEYSGDLGRGLRKASSGGHLSLEEKVRQQKVADSSIKVSPGNLQNIRETLPVLFPEQQDDVYKVEQRFANTKDDTSRGMLFTNGTGTGKTYTGLGVIKRFERQGKSNIAIVVPTDKKARDWIEDGRNLHLNITQLRGINDGGRGVVVTTYANFGQNEALSKRDFDLLVFDESHKLCENAQGEETHAWKMMNRLAGPFTPQQSAKMAFSDEILKAAKKHKDFELNAETEKAPWTINEKYIPKALMQRIEDKAKRLLETKVVFLSASPFAYDKTVRYADGFLFDSDHGMKEDGFRSYNTGSNWDQFMMSKFGYRMRYNKLTVPESGVESALMERQFNEWLKKKGALSGRSLQLNKDYSRQFVDVPAQLGEKIQNGIESMSDRDKYPDLAGVVHKAFDYHYTTSLLEALKARSAVDRVQEHLDLGRKVVVFHSRNKGMPGHPFSPARFDKACGYDKKAMAQFKQWAADNPAYAQMDIRGLQNVRDEMGAAFGDKVVFFSGKESKKERVKAVNEFNDDSSGVDVIVVQKDAGKEGISLHDRIGEKQRALVSLYLPTKPTDAIQTEGRIYRLGLMSDAVIEYLKTGLSFESRAFGQKISERAGAAENLAMGELARDLRTAFREGYLDSTSRAPSLEQGRGGKDADSFVEQASPFDQAKTHYYSQQKRTSRNKAREGSDYFATPEPLGFKMVEWLDLKPGESVLEPSAGHGAIARYFPESADITTVESSDELFSKMSVICDGRKINDRFENLALVNKYDGIAMNPPFGSGGKTAVDHLAKAFNHLREGGRVVCILPEGPAADRKFNKWYESEDAEHAHKVAEFGLPAATFGRAGTKVKTRIVVIDKLGKEAEGVRARGRVDFSADTVEELFERIESVTTPERMNKKAGPEISLKEAGLELKQVSNSKGDFWIVTGETYRNKQALKKAGARWNRAEKGWAFYQEETPLQDIAEQLDRLPASLGDNVLEPVDRRTYDEKSKRTTEQTRLFEEQLRKEYGLDFPDGSVFEVKPGRIGRADGNVSDIIHQEGGRESDYSQKRQASREGVKTLDRIAGLFGKKIVYIASDLPILPAEAHADLKQNIVFMRPDANAPHLFLLGHEIVHLMKSEAPALYNKFYALTDSQINEGTWEKHHKLRNRLEQEAGRENGLSREHADEEFIADFSGEQFLEPSFWAEMAVEEPGLFKKFGKKVKQLLDRVLSIFKQKGTTGRYIQDIELVRKGLVSTLAEYSRQQNVNSSSRHDLEKSNRHDGIHFSRKQKSRGHISTESVRSAVQALQSKAGNALPLEVVAGFNDLPGHIRKAFKAQGNGYCEACNDPETGKVWMVAENISSAKRAVELWLHEQGAHHGLRGLMGDKAYAALLGKVHRSTVRDQAYKEIIENYGLDVSSQADRDVAAHEYLARIAEKMRLDEVLSSREKTVWRMVVDAFLNWFAKIRVQMPGSLSRSEINRIVSDAVFWTVKDIDSGPVSGGRAVAAPSFSRGGTVLDSAMSKIGAKENNVRLMEKFKNVRETMRTEFNQGLFDRFAALKTLDNSAEIKDIQESAYVAARMTTSHASQMKAVIEHGAPVWREGAPDVEGKGVAEIFKPVAEELDRYTAWLVGLRAKKLLAEGREKLFTEAEIDELCGLSKGREKLYEDVRQDYIQFKKKVLDFAETAGVVSGSGRQVWEHDEYIPFYRINDEGTVKAPSDKKGIASQYSGIRRLQGGKSNLGDPFENILRNFSHLIDASVKNMAMEKAMTNAEKMGVAVPAEFKWQGVKLRGGALRSALVKVLGDDKAVDGLTKTQRDSLQTVFQMVRPDAKDVIHVLRDGKPVYYHVGDPLLLRALTAVNMRGWNNMGIRAARFFKRILTTGVTSTPDFMLRNIVRDTIHTWGVDRTHTFKPVVGSFIGAVKTMRKDPETIKMMAAGASFNGGYSFGHDPDATRLMISGMLKERGIKESSVLDTPKKMAGFLKKGWNKWEEFGSAFENAPRTKIYQGVIEKGGSHLEASYEAKDIMDYSMGGDWPAIRLLCETVPFFGARLTGLHRLGRAAYENPKAFVMKGALVALASTALYLSNRDKDEFKELEDWDRDNYYHFFTGGEHFRLPKPFEIGAIFGTLPERLAEFALDGQDGELLADRLGFMLTQTFNVDTPQIVTPLLEQWADKSFFTGRSIVPKRLQRLRPEAQKDYNTSATAALIGEKTGTSPKRIEHLVNGYFGTLGVYVLSMADILTRRMTDAPELPEMRLDEMPLIKSFYRNAPEKHSRYLTELYDMIHEADELYLTVKAYAANGDKAKAQELLQDKENRKLLGKRRRLNTVRRKINRIQKAIREVHNSRTMTPARKREQIDKLIMIRNRVVRRVMGE; encoded by the coding sequence ATGGCTGTTGCTGATGTTTTGTCTCCACAGGATATTGATTCATTATATGATAATTTATTTACAGTCAGAAATAATCCTGAAACTCAAAAATTGCAGGGTGCAGTTGACCAATATAATCTGCAGAATCCTGAACATCCGATAACGGTTGATGATATTCCTGATCGCAACGGATTCTGGGGTGGTGTTGAAGAACTTGGCTATGGCCTTTTTAATGCTCTGCGTGACCAGTTCCCAGAGGATATAGCCCGTATCTGGCAGGGAGATGATGTTAAAGTTAATGATGATTCATGGGCACAGAGGCTTATTGACGAGCAGGAGAAAGATAAGGCTTCCAGAGTTCCTTCTAAACAGATTATTTTAGGAGACAAACTGCATCAGGCCCTTTACGAAGGCCCGGCGGGAGTAGTTACCAGTGCCGCTACCGGTGTGGCGGGTATGAGTGCAGGAGCCTTGAGCGGATCGGTTTTGCCTGGTCCCGGTAATGTTATTGGTGGAATGGTCGGAGCCGGTGGGACGAGCGGAGTGGCTTTCTATCGTCTGGCAAAGAATCAGTTTCTGCATGAAATGCTTGATACTGCTAAAGAAAATGATGTTGAAATTACTGAATCGCAATGGGAGAAACTGAAAAAAGATATTGATGATGAAGCCACGGAAATCGGTTTGTGGGAAGCTGGACCTGAAGCTATATCACAATTTTTCACTGCAGGATTGGTGAAAGGCGTAGTGGGCAAACTTGCTGCTAAAATTCCCGGACTATCCAAAGTAACCGATGCTGTTTCCAAAAGAGCTATGGCTAGAATCCCGGCCACGCTTGCTGCTGAAATAGGTGAAGAAGAAGCCACTGAGTATGCGACCTATCTTGGTCAGGAAGGAATAAGAAAGGATGTAGGACTCAGGAAGACTGATCCTTCATTAAAAGAGTTTGCAGAAACTCAGGCCGGTCCGGTTGCTGTGGGGGCAGGTTTGCAGCTTGGAGCTCATAAGATCGGGCATAAGCTTTTAAGTCCGTCAAATATCAAAAAAGAAAAAACGGCAACCGAAGAACCCAAAGCCAGTGTTGAAATTGAAAATATAAAAGCAGGTAATCCTGTTGATCTGCTTGAAGATAGTGAAGTTAAAACTGAACCTGAACAATCATCTGCTGCAACAACATCTGAGAATGAAGACGGGCGGAACAGAAAGCCAGTTGATGTAAGGCCTCCTTTGGATAAAATGAGGGAATTTTATCAAAGGCAGGAACTTGAGAGTGGTCCCGGATTCGGGCTTCAGGGGATAATTGATGCCCAGTTTGAACCGCCTTTTGATGCTGAAAATTTAAAAGGTGATATTCAGGAACGCTACAAGTTCAAACCTGAACCCGCATTGGAAGCAAAAATTAATCATGAAATGGCCATGCGGAATGGATGGCGACCTGCTGATTTTGAAGATGCTTCCTTACTGTCACCTGCTGGTCAACCTCAGGTTTTGAGTCCATTTGAGCCTATTGACCTTCTGTTGCAGGAAAAACCGATGATTGTTCCGGAGTTCAAAGGTGGGTTGAGCGGATCTAGTGATCAGTATCGGGAAAATATGTTTCGTGAGGCCTCCGGTATGTATGATGTGGCGGCTCCCGAAGTTGTATCTCATCCTGATTTTGATAAGAAAGCTGCTGAAGCTGCTGAGTTTAATCGAAACTGGGATCATAACCTCGAACAAGACTGGTTGAAAGCTGTTGGGGAATTGAAAAGTGAAGGAAAAGGGAGTGATCCGCTCATACGTGAGCCGGAGGTTGAATCTTCTAAGCAGCCTGAGATTGAATTCCCTTCATATGGAATGACTGGCGGGCTGGAAAGCGTAAACACGGATCTTCTTAAGGATAGTGCCGTTGAACCTTTACAGCAGCATGATGTCATTACGGCAAGAAGGCAGAATGAATTTTTGGAAGAGGTATTGTCTGAAAGGGGCAAAGGAAGCGAAGCAATTCTTGAACATACTGATGGGCAGGATAAGGTCCGTTATGAATTTCGTGAATTGGATGATATCATTCCTTCCCATGATGCGCTGAAGAATTTTATTAAGAATCCATCCTATCCTCAGGAAGCGCAGGAGCGTCCTTACCATTCGGATCCCGGTGAACAGCAGAAGGTGAAAGGGCATGCTTCACCGCTTAAACCCCAACATTTTGTAAATGACAACCCTACCGCTGCCAGTGGACCACCGATCGTTACCTCGGACGGAATTACCCTTGGCGGAAACTCCCGGATCATGTCCTTGGCTCTGGCTTATGACCAGCATTCCGACCAGGCACAGCGTTACAAGAATGTCTTGAGACGCAAGGCCAAGCAGTTCGGACTGAAGTCCGAGGATTTGAAGGGCATGAAAAAGCCGGTTCTTGTCCGAGTGCTGCAGGACGAAGTGAAGGATATGCCCAGGGCTTCCAGAATTTACAATCAGGATTTCACTCAGGGACTCGATCCTAAAGCTGAAGCAGTGTCCAGAGGCAGAATGTTGTCCGATGAATCACTTGCTCATCTTGGCGCAGAGATGGAAAACCATGAAGCCCTGAGACATTTCCTAGATTCCTCAAAGTCTGCTGATTTTATGAACGCTCTTAAAAGGGATGGAGTTCTTGAGGAAACCCAGCTAGCCAAGTTTACCAATAAAGAAACCGGGCTGCTTAATAGTGCCGGCAAGAATTTTGTTGAATCCGTCCTCCGTGGCGTAGTGGTAGATAATTACGATGTTCTGGATATGGCTCCTCCCTCTGCTCTGGTAAAGCTTGATAAGGCGTTGCCTGCATTAATTCAGGCTAATAACCGGGGTCCGGATTGGAGCTTGAATACCCCTGTGCAGAATGCTTTGCGTATTGCCGGCAAGGCCAGAAGTGAATCCATTTCGGTCAAACAGTTTCTCAATCAAGGACAGTTGGTTGAGACTGTTCCGGGGCTTGATGATAAAAGGACGCGGATACTTGCTGAAGCATTTGGTGCTAAAGGGGATGAAGGAACCAAAGCTTTCAGATTTAAAAGGCAGTGTGAGGAATATGCAAAGTTAGCGTCTATGTCTTACGGTGATCAAGGACTGTTGCCGGGGGTATCTGTACCTGATTCAGTAGAAAGTTTTGACAAGGCGTTTATTGGGGATATAAATAAAGGTAAGGAGAAAGAGAATAATGTATCAAGTACCGCAGGCAATCTGGAATCAAATAGCAGAGACTCAGAAGCTTCGGACCAAGTGGGCCAAGGAGCTGTTTCCAGTCAATCCGGAAATGGCAGATCTGGTGATTCAGGAAATGGAGAACGGGTTGGACAGACAGGGGTACTCCAGCAAAGCGATAACCTCTTACACTCAGGTTCTTCCTCTGGTGATGGAGAGAGAAGCGATAACAGCTTTTCTGGAACAGAGCGGCAGGATGGATCTGCGCAGCGTACTTCCGGAAGTTCTGGACCTGGACGAAGCAGTAGAACTGATGACTCTGGAGAATCGGTTGACACAGCAACAGCAGGAAGAACTTCGGGATCTGCATCCAGCCTATCCGGGGAATATTCCGGAGATTTGGGAAGAGGCCTTCGAAAAGCATCTTCAGGTGGACATTTATCGTTAGAAGAAAAAGTCCGTCAGCAGAAAGTGGCGGATTCCTCCATTAAGGTTTCCCCCGGGAATCTTCAAAATATCCGTGAAACTCTTCCTGTCCTGTTTCCTGAACAGCAGGACGATGTTTATAAAGTCGAACAACGCTTTGCCAATACCAAAGACGATACCAGCCGGGGTATGCTTTTTACCAACGGCACTGGGACCGGGAAAACCTATACCGGTCTTGGGGTTATCAAGCGTTTTGAGCGTCAGGGCAAATCCAATATAGCCATTGTAGTCCCTACCGATAAGAAAGCTCGTGATTGGATTGAGGACGGGCGCAATCTGCATCTCAACATTACCCAGCTCCGCGGAATCAATGACGGTGGTCGGGGCGTTGTCGTTACCACATATGCCAACTTCGGGCAGAATGAAGCCCTTTCCAAACGTGATTTTGATCTGCTTGTTTTTGATGAATCCCATAAGCTTTGCGAGAATGCGCAGGGTGAAGAAACTCATGCCTGGAAGATGATGAACAGGCTGGCCGGACCGTTCACTCCTCAGCAGAGTGCGAAGATGGCTTTTTCTGATGAGATTTTGAAAGCAGCTAAAAAGCATAAAGATTTTGAGTTGAACGCAGAGACTGAAAAAGCCCCTTGGACTATCAACGAAAAATACATTCCCAAAGCATTGATGCAGCGCATCGAGGATAAGGCCAAACGACTCCTTGAAACCAAGGTTGTTTTCCTTTCCGCTTCTCCCTTTGCTTACGACAAGACTGTCCGTTATGCGGACGGTTTTCTGTTTGATAGCGATCACGGGATGAAAGAGGATGGATTTAGATCCTACAACACCGGTTCCAACTGGGATCAGTTCATGATGAGCAAGTTCGGTTACCGAATGCGCTATAACAAGCTGACTGTTCCCGAATCCGGAGTAGAGTCCGCGCTTATGGAACGGCAGTTCAATGAATGGTTGAAAAAGAAGGGGGCTCTTTCCGGTCGTAGTCTGCAGCTCAATAAGGATTATTCACGTCAGTTCGTGGATGTGCCGGCGCAACTAGGTGAGAAAATACAGAATGGAATAGAATCCATGTCTGACCGGGATAAGTATCCGGATTTAGCCGGGGTTGTTCATAAGGCTTTTGATTACCACTACACCACCAGTTTGCTTGAGGCCCTTAAGGCTCGCAGTGCTGTTGACCGTGTTCAGGAGCACCTTGACCTTGGTCGCAAGGTGGTTGTCTTTCATTCCCGCAATAAGGGCATGCCGGGGCATCCGTTTAGTCCTGCCCGTTTTGATAAAGCATGCGGTTATGACAAGAAGGCTATGGCTCAGTTCAAGCAATGGGCGGCAGATAATCCGGCCTATGCTCAAATGGATATCCGGGGTCTACAGAATGTCCGTGATGAAATGGGGGCGGCTTTCGGGGATAAGGTGGTCTTTTTCTCTGGTAAGGAATCCAAGAAAGAAAGAGTCAAAGCCGTTAATGAATTCAATGATGATTCCAGCGGTGTTGATGTCATTGTTGTGCAGAAGGATGCCGGCAAAGAAGGTATTTCCCTGCACGATAGGATTGGGGAAAAACAAAGAGCTCTTGTTTCCTTGTATCTGCCTACCAAGCCCACGGATGCTATTCAGACCGAAGGTCGTATCTATCGCCTTGGTTTGATGTCTGATGCGGTTATCGAGTATTTGAAAACAGGATTGTCTTTTGAGTCCCGCGCATTCGGCCAGAAAATATCAGAACGTGCCGGGGCTGCAGAGAATCTGGCCATGGGTGAACTAGCCCGGGACTTGCGTACAGCTTTTCGTGAAGGTTACCTTGATTCGACCTCAAGAGCTCCGAGTTTGGAGCAGGGGCGCGGAGGCAAGGATGCTGATTCTTTTGTCGAGCAGGCTTCTCCCTTTGATCAGGCAAAGACCCATTACTATTCCCAGCAGAAAAGGACTTCCCGCAATAAAGCTAGGGAAGGATCTGACTACTTTGCTACTCCGGAGCCTCTTGGCTTCAAAATGGTTGAATGGTTGGACCTGAAGCCGGGAGAATCCGTTTTGGAACCTTCTGCCGGTCACGGTGCTATTGCCCGGTACTTTCCTGAATCTGCGGACATAACGACTGTAGAGTCATCAGACGAGCTGTTTTCTAAAATGTCGGTCATATGTGACGGCCGCAAGATCAATGATCGTTTTGAGAATCTGGCACTGGTCAACAAGTATGACGGTATTGCCATGAACCCTCCTTTTGGATCCGGAGGGAAAACTGCGGTCGATCATCTGGCCAAAGCTTTCAATCATCTGCGTGAAGGTGGCCGTGTTGTCTGCATCCTCCCTGAAGGTCCAGCAGCAGATCGCAAGTTTAATAAGTGGTATGAATCCGAGGATGCTGAACACGCCCATAAGGTTGCCGAGTTCGGTTTGCCCGCTGCAACTTTTGGTCGTGCCGGCACAAAAGTGAAAACACGTATTGTTGTCATTGATAAGCTGGGTAAAGAAGCTGAAGGTGTCCGTGCCAGAGGGCGTGTTGATTTCAGTGCCGATACGGTTGAAGAACTTTTTGAACGTATCGAGAGTGTTACCACTCCAGAGCGGATGAATAAGAAAGCTGGGCCTGAAATTTCCTTAAAAGAAGCAGGCCTCGAACTCAAACAAGTCTCCAACTCCAAGGGTGACTTCTGGATTGTCACGGGAGAGACCTACCGAAATAAGCAGGCTTTAAAGAAGGCCGGTGCTCGCTGGAACCGCGCGGAGAAGGGCTGGGCATTTTATCAGGAAGAAACCCCGCTGCAGGATATTGCCGAGCAACTGGATAGACTTCCGGCCTCGCTTGGTGATAATGTTCTGGAACCAGTTGACCGGAGAACATACGATGAAAAATCAAAGCGAACAACAGAACAGACCCGGCTCTTTGAAGAGCAGCTTAGAAAAGAATACGGACTCGACTTCCCGGACGGATCAGTCTTTGAGGTCAAGCCCGGAAGAATTGGAAGAGCTGACGGAAATGTTTCAGATATCATTCATCAGGAAGGCGGACGGGAAAGTGATTATTCCCAGAAACGGCAGGCCTCTCGGGAGGGAGTAAAAACTCTGGACAGAATTGCAGGCCTGTTCGGGAAAAAGATTGTTTATATTGCTTCCGATCTGCCGATTCTGCCTGCTGAAGCTCACGCCGACCTTAAGCAGAATATTGTCTTTATGAGGCCTGACGCTAATGCCCCTCATCTGTTTTTGCTGGGACATGAAATCGTTCATTTAATGAAGTCTGAAGCTCCTGCTCTTTATAATAAATTTTACGCTTTAACTGATAGCCAGATAAATGAAGGAACATGGGAAAAGCATCATAAACTGCGCAATCGGCTGGAGCAGGAAGCGGGAAGAGAGAATGGCCTGAGCCGCGAGCATGCTGACGAAGAGTTTATTGCTGATTTTTCTGGTGAGCAATTCCTTGAACCTTCCTTCTGGGCTGAAATGGCCGTGGAAGAGCCGGGTTTATTCAAAAAATTTGGTAAAAAGGTAAAGCAACTTTTAGACCGGGTGCTTTCCATCTTTAAGCAAAAAGGGACAACCGGTCGCTATATTCAGGACATTGAGCTTGTCCGCAAAGGACTTGTTTCAACCCTTGCCGAATATTCCAGACAGCAGAACGTCAATTCCTCAAGCCGCCATGACCTTGAAAAGTCTAATCGTCATGACGGTATCCATTTTTCCAGAAAACAGAAATCACGAGGTCACATTTCTACCGAGAGTGTCCGCAGTGCTGTGCAGGCTTTACAGTCCAAAGCCGGCAATGCCTTGCCTTTGGAAGTTGTTGCTGGTTTTAACGATCTGCCGGGGCATATCCGCAAAGCTTTTAAAGCACAGGGCAACGGATATTGTGAAGCTTGCAATGATCCTGAAACCGGTAAGGTCTGGATGGTTGCGGAGAATATTTCATCCGCTAAACGTGCTGTTGAACTGTGGCTCCATGAGCAGGGTGCGCACCATGGTTTACGCGGACTTATGGGAGATAAAGCTTATGCGGCACTGCTGGGTAAGGTTCACCGTTCTACTGTCAGAGACCAAGCTTACAAAGAGATTATTGAAAATTACGGGCTGGATGTTTCCAGCCAGGCTGACCGTGATGTTGCGGCACATGAATACCTAGCCCGGATTGCCGAGAAAATGCGGCTTGATGAGGTGCTGAGCTCCAGAGAAAAAACAGTTTGGCGTATGGTTGTGGATGCTTTTTTAAACTGGTTTGCTAAAATTCGTGTTCAGATGCCCGGTTCTCTCAGCCGTTCGGAAATAAACAGAATTGTTTCCGATGCTGTTTTCTGGACAGTTAAAGACATAGACTCAGGGCCAGTCTCTGGCGGCAGAGCTGTTGCCGCTCCTTCCTTTTCCCGTGGCGGGACCGTTCTTGATTCCGCCATGTCCAAAATTGGGGCAAAAGAAAATAACGTTCGACTCATGGAGAAGTTTAAAAATGTGCGTGAGACTATGCGCACAGAGTTTAATCAGGGTTTGTTTGACCGTTTCGCCGCACTCAAAACTCTGGATAACAGTGCTGAAATTAAAGACATTCAGGAATCCGCATACGTTGCCGCAAGGATGACCACATCTCACGCTTCGCAGATGAAGGCGGTTATTGAACATGGCGCACCTGTCTGGCGTGAAGGCGCGCCGGATGTTGAAGGCAAGGGTGTAGCTGAAATTTTTAAACCAGTGGCTGAAGAGCTTGACCGCTATACGGCTTGGCTGGTGGGACTGCGTGCTAAAAAGCTGCTTGCGGAAGGCCGGGAGAAACTATTTACCGAGGCTGAAATTGACGAGTTGTGCGGACTAAGTAAAGGCCGTGAAAAACTTTATGAAGACGTGCGGCAGGATTATATTCAGTTCAAAAAAAAGGTTCTGGATTTTGCTGAAACCGCCGGCGTTGTTTCCGGTTCTGGAAGGCAGGTCTGGGAGCACGATGAGTATATCCCTTTTTACCGCATAAACGATGAAGGGACGGTTAAAGCTCCCAGTGATAAAAAAGGCATTGCCAGTCAGTATTCCGGTATTCGCAGATTGCAGGGCGGCAAGTCCAACCTCGGGGACCCTTTTGAAAATATCCTCCGTAATTTTTCGCACCTGATTGATGCTTCCGTAAAAAATATGGCCATGGAAAAGGCCATGACCAATGCTGAGAAAATGGGAGTTGCTGTTCCTGCTGAATTTAAATGGCAGGGCGTAAAACTTAGAGGCGGAGCCTTGCGTTCCGCACTGGTAAAAGTGCTTGGTGATGACAAGGCTGTAGACGGACTGACTAAAACTCAGCGTGATTCATTGCAGACCGTATTCCAGATGGTTAGGCCGGATGCCAAAGACGTGATCCATGTGCTACGTGATGGTAAACCTGTTTATTACCATGTTGGCGATCCTCTGCTTTTACGGGCTTTGACAGCGGTTAATATGCGTGGCTGGAACAACATGGGCATAAGAGCTGCCCGGTTCTTCAAGAGGATTTTAACCACCGGGGTTACCTCCACACCGGACTTTATGCTGCGCAATATTGTGCGGGATACTATCCACACCTGGGGCGTGGACAGGACACATACTTTTAAACCTGTGGTCGGCTCATTTATCGGTGCGGTTAAAACCATGCGCAAAGACCCGGAAACGATTAAAATGATGGCTGCCGGGGCTTCTTTTAATGGTGGGTATTCATTCGGGCATGATCCTGACGCTACCCGGCTGATGATAAGCGGCATGCTTAAAGAGCGTGGAATTAAAGAGAGTTCTGTACTTGATACTCCCAAAAAGATGGCCGGATTTTTGAAAAAAGGCTGGAATAAATGGGAAGAGTTCGGCAGCGCATTTGAAAATGCGCCCAGAACAAAAATATATCAGGGCGTTATAGAAAAAGGCGGCTCACACCTTGAAGCTTCTTATGAAGCCAAGGATATAATGGATTACTCCATGGGTGGCGACTGGCCGGCAATTCGTCTGCTGTGTGAGACAGTTCCATTTTTCGGGGCAAGGCTGACCGGGCTGCACAGGCTTGGCCGGGCTGCTTATGAAAATCCTAAAGCTTTTGTCATGAAAGGTGCGCTGGTGGCTCTTGCTTCAACAGCTCTTTACCTCAGCAACAGGGACAAGGACGAATTTAAGGAGCTTGAGGACTGGGACAGGGACAACTATTATCATTTCTTTACTGGTGGTGAGCATTTCCGTCTGCCTAAACCTTTTGAGATCGGGGCTATCTTCGGGACTCTGCCGGAACGTCTGGCTGAATTCGCTCTGGACGGACAGGACGGAGAACTGCTTGCAGACAGACTCGGCTTTATGCTGACCCAGACTTTCAATGTGGATACTCCGCAGATTGTGACACCATTGCTGGAGCAGTGGGCTGACAAAAGTTTTTTTACCGGGCGTTCCATTGTACCGAAGAGGTTGCAAAGGCTGCGTCCTGAAGCCCAGAAGGATTACAACACCAGTGCCACGGCAGCACTGATTGGAGAGAAAACCGGAACCAGCCCGAAACGCATTGAGCACCTTGTAAACGGATATTTCGGAACTCTTGGTGTTTATGTGCTGAGCATGGCGGATATTTTGACCCGCAGAATGACTGACGCACCAGAACTGCCGGAAATGCGGCTTGATGAAATGCCGCTTATCAAAAGTTTTTATCGCAATGCGCCTGAAAAACACAGCCGTTACCTGACTGAGCTTTATGATATGATTCATGAAGCGGATGAACTTTATCTGACCGTAAAGGCCTATGCAGCTAATGGTGACAAAGCCAAGGCACAGGAATTGTTGCAGGACAAGGAGAACCGCAAGCTGCTTGGCAAGCGGCGCAGGCTGAACACAGTACGCAGGAAAATAAACAGGATTCAGAAGGCCATAAGAGAGGTTCACAACTCCAGAACCATGACTCCCGCCAGGAAGCGGGAGCAGATTGATAAGCTTATTATGATTCGGAATCGGGTTGTGCGGAGGGTGATGGGGGAGTAA